TTGTAGGCTATGCTCATAGATGCGTTTGTTATGGATGGTGGTGTGTGGTCCATCAGCAGAGAGCTTGAGTAAAAATGACTCCACGTGCCGGCTTGGTTTACTGCAGTAACTGTTACGTGTACGGCTTGCCCATGAGGTGCATCAACCGGAAGTAGTGTATTATAGGACGTGGGAACACGTTTTAGCGGATGTAATTGGAACCCACCTTTCGATGATCCTGCCCCAACATAGATTTCCCTCATTCCACTCTCCAGGTCCATGATATCAGTGTTGATGTTGAGTTCCGTGAGCGACACCTGGTGGACTGCGACTACATCATCCGTAAGACCTGTTTCTGTGATACTGTCGGATACTGACAAGGTGATATCTACTGTTGTGTTGATAGGTATATCATACGCAAGTACAGATAATGAGCGGTTACCATCATAAAACGGGGAGGTGACAAGAGAAATAGCTGCCGAATATATACCACCTCTTTCTAATGATACGGAGTGGATCTGTTTATTGTTTTCAAAGGAAACTTCAAACTCATTAAATGAAGTCATATTCGATGAGGCAATATATAACTTGTACACAGTTGGACCTGGATGTCCTAGATATTTTGTCCAGTACACAGTACCGTTTACAGATGTTATGTTGTCTACTTCCGACACCGAACTGATCTTAACATGGACAGGTGGTGTAGAATCAAGCAAGGCTGGAGGGGAATACACGATGTTACTCTCAAAACCTGCAGAATCTTTGGCTTTTACTGCAAATCTAAACCATTGTCCAGTAACGAGAGATGTGTTGTAAAACACAAATGAAGTCTGAAAACCTATATCTGCAAATTCCAGTCCAATGTTGTCCTTTACTAAGCCTTTGTCTAGTATTTCATAGGCGACTGAAAATCGAGTTATTGCCGAATGTCGGTCGTGGAATCCGCGGAAGGATACCCCGATATCTCGAGAGTTGTGTACATGGGCGTTATGGTAACGGTCAGTGTTGTATACAATGCCTGCGTATGGATGTTCGTTGTCTACTACAAAGCCGTCCGAGACAAGCGTTTGTTGTATCCCAACATTGTTTAAACACGTGACCGTAACGTAATAATTTGTGCCTGGTGAGAGAGACAAATCACTCCATGACATCAATGTGTTAAGTCCAATGTTCATATTAGATACCAGATCGTCACCTGGAAAAGATATTGAATTCATGTTGATTCATCACAGGTTTTTCGAATTTCTATTGCCTGGTCTAAAGTGAAATATTATATAACCATATCGctgaagtaaaatatatatatacaaatatatgtaacattaaaatttgcctATTTAAATACAAAAGTAACAGTAAACATTTcctacatcatcagtgttaatCTATTATATcaccaaatatacatactgtttaATATATTCATCAGCATGTCGCTATTAATGTGGGAATCTCAAGATTAAAAATGACGATTTAAAGAGTTACAGTAAATAAGAATATTGATAATATCTTTCCTCATCAGGGAGTTACTTCCCCTACcatgtataaaattatattccaTGCTTATTTTGTTTATGACACCTGAATACGGCAAATGACCAATATGTGATATTCCGTAtttgcttattacagagttagcttccttgcgggtaggtattgattgttacgtcattattttgtgagcgcaattcaagtcattttctccgaaacgtatgacttTACGCTCTTAAAAACATGAcgccacaatcaatacctacctgcaagtgcagataactctgtaatattcaaattcgGAATACCTGGTATCCAATACTATTCctattttaatatctttttgtcaataaaatatatgaaaattgaaatttaatgcACAATCGGTATACAGACCTCCCGGTATGGTGCCCAATGCCACCTGGTAGCTATGGATACCACTCTGGGGATCGGTAAACACTCCCGTCCAACAGGAGCTGATCGTGGCCAAGGTCGAGGTAAAGTCGACATCACGGGAACATGTCTTGTTGGAGTTCTCAATGATATATTTACCCCTCCTTACAGACGGAGCAGTGTTGTCTATATGGACCGGATGTGACGTAAATACAGTATAGTGTGACGTAGATGTCCACGATCTGACGTAGACTACATACTTTGTGTCGTGAAGAAGTGATTTTCCTCCGCGCAAGCAATAAGTAACAGATGTTTTCTGACCAACGTCGTACCACAGATTTTCCAACAGTGGGTCAAATATCCCTGTTCCAACAGCCATTCCTTGCTGCCCCATGCTCCATTCCATTCGCTTTATGACATGTTTCTGTGTCCCTGACACAGTCCAAGCAGCGGAAATACAAGCAGACGAAGTCAAAACCTCTTGATCGTTGTATTTACCATCATGTTGAATATTGATATTCATATCAAAGTCATCCGTGTAATTACTTTCCGTACAATCGACATCCACTTCCACTGAGTGACATTTCTGAGATATAACAGCACATGTGCAATCCTTATTGCAATATGCCGCATCACAGGAATGTTTTAAGATTTCCAAATAAccaaatgtgtttttattgtcTGATGCTATAACCGTTACTGTAACCCTGCTGATACTACTAAACAAACCAGCATTATTATCCGCCCATACAGACAATACCATCTGTTGTCCAGAATGCAATCGGCCATTTAGAGTCAACTGAAACTTCTCTGAGTCATCGTCAGATTCAGATGAAATGAAAGTAAGGATCCCATCACTTATCTCCGACCCACTGTATGTATTCCCTACGGTAACGTAGTAAGTCCCGATTCCTGATTCTAGGTCTTTGAACCCATACAGTGTCAGGTTCACAAAGGATTTTGTTTCGTTTGCGTTAGGAGACAGATGCCATGGTATAGGTTCTATGATCCCTCCCTGATGAGGAGGGGTTGGGTCGATAAGTAATCCATTCGATGTAGACGATGTACACAGTGCGGCTTCATTGCACGCTGTCACAACAGCAGTGTAAGTATCACCAGGCTTCAATGGGTGTTTAGGGTCTAAAGTAATTATGTGACTTGTCTCTCcagataaataaacattttctatAGGCGTGTGTCCATCAGCATGAGCTCTCATTCTTATAATCTGCTTCACAATAGGACTGTCTTGGTCCTCAAATTTCCAGTTCATCATCACCACGGTGGGATCAATCTGTACTGTTAcatttgtgtttgtgttttctCTACCTAGAACAGGGGGAGATAATACTACTGGGGGCGTAGTGTCGACTATAAAGGTGTCTGAAACACTCCTAGTGGACATGTCTAGTGGGTTGTTAGCTCTAACCTCTACACTGAGCGACACACGTTCTGGTAAGGTGACAGGAAGTGTGACTGTGTTGGAGAGAAACACATTGGTAAATGTTAGGATATCACAGTCgctgttatttgtgtgtctgaCGCATACTTCGTAGTTTTGTATTTTAGATTCTACGTCTACGAATCCAAACCATTGCATCTGAATTGAGTCCCTgaaatagaataaaacaaacTGCACTCATAAACTTGAAGTGTGGTAGAAGAAAAGTAACATTGATATTTCTATTTCAAGGTGGaaaagttttaataaaatttgaatatacCCAAAATGACAACTTACGGATGCGGCCAGAACCTTGAGTGATGGCCATTGATACCAACATGGACGATCCCCGGAAGTGGCGGTGAATTGTCAGTGATAAAGCCGTTTGATGATACAGATGTACAGAGACCAGCTCCGTTACACGCTTGAACTGTACAGTAGTAGGTCATTCCTGGTATAAAGTTAGATATCCATTGACTTTCTGAAAACAGGAAAAATAGTTCATGGCAACATGTTAGTTGATGATATCGCTTTCATATATAACATTGAATAAGATAAAAGtaattttcaatttgatttttctGACTTTCATTGAAACTAATTTTCTAGTTTTCCTGTATGCAACAGCTGGTTAGTGAGATTGATATATTCCATATATTGTGTCTTTATTCCGTGTACAAAGTATGACATGCTTTGATTCGATTCGCTGTTGATGCAGGACGACGTTACCTGTTATGAAACTGACGAAGAATTTATTTAACTTACTTATAGTGTTAGCTTCTTAGGTATCAAAACCAATAAAGTATCCCCATGAAAGAATGCTATTACGTTTATAACAATGTAAAATGTCTTACTGGCATACTGACTGGGTCAACTACAAACACACTAGTAACATTTGTATAAACATTACATTTGAAGATTTCACCTTTGTTTTTGTTCCGGTGAAGGACAATGGTTTGACGTCATCCAGGAGAGGGGATGTCCCCAGTCTCGCCGAGTAATACTTGATACCCGAGTGGGGGTCACTAAAACCAGACCAGTGACAGCcagtgtgtgttgtgtttggtTGAAAGTCGATGTCcgcctaaaatcaaaatatgttttatttaaaaattgataaaaaattgtaacaaagttgAAACTTGATCTAGGtactttttttcttaaaaaattgACGCCAGGGTCATTATTCGTCACAGCACTTAACAAAGCCAATTATACTTTGGAACCTATAACTTTGGGCTAGATTTATATAATGGTCTGAATTTGAAATAACACGGCGTATTTTGgtagaaataatttaaaagaaacCCACACATTTGCGTATAACGAGCATTTCAATGGGTTTATACCTTTTTATCAGTCCATAAAGGAACAAATGACGTCGCAGTATGTAACGACGCTTCTGACTGAACAAGATGATTTTTTAGGAACAAAGAGtcctaaaatgaatttgaaactttgaaatgtttaatttgaatAGAGTTGGTAAAGTTATTGATATATAATCGAAACATTTAAATGTGTACTGTCACCATAATACGCTTGTCGATTATCTACAGGACATACgcatatattcaagttaatctttaagtaatttaaatttgacattaattatcaaaatatttaactaCTATTGATGGAGTATATAAAAATAACGATGAAAGCTATTTACGTGTTCGCCTAATTGTGTGGTATAACCAGGCCATagttttgaaatttgatttggGTTAAGTCGTAGTCATTACACATATgcacatacataatatatcttCAGGCAGTTGATTCAGGAACATCGTTTTAGAAGTCTATTTAGGAAGTTAATTCATATCTAGGAAGTTGTTACTCATTCATAGCCTGATATCACTGTGTAATCGTAATCTTTATACCATTCATGCTTCCTGGTATTGAATATATAAGATGCTCAAATATTCTTTACACTACAGACTACAGACACTACAGACATGAGATACTTCACACAAGGACAAACCTGCAGATACCAACACTAGGAAGCATGGAAATAATTTTATGAAGATGTATTTTAGTAGACGGTGAAATATTATTGTAATTCCCGTTAGGATTTATAGGGCTATACAGTTCTTTATCCactataataattatacatatgGAATCAAATAAAAACCATGTAACTAAAAGTCATCGCCTCTAGCATTATTATTCATCAACGAGCAGCTACCAACAGTAcaccatcaacaacaacaaaaacattcatTATAATTGGATTCATGTTTATAGTTGCTTCGATAAACACGCTGAATATATGACCTTTGTTTGATTTCCTGATCAAAGAAGTTAAATACAAACGAGTGTTGACAATGATGCGCACAAAACCTATCAAGATATCTCatagcttaaagatgctccaccaccgacagagcataaatgatattaattatttgaacaataatttgtgaataatcgtgtatataaaggtatgattaacacaaaaaataacaatatataagttattttgcctttggtgcatgcacaatcaatacttcttcattcaatatagaatatagtgccacagattttttcgggatgtaattaattattcttcatgtttttaacttgaagtaaaattagaagctcaaacttttcaattgcggtaatggtgtaaagtaagtaagtttagtaactgaagaaaaatactacatcGTCTACTCCTgctttttatagtgaaaaaataccatttgtcagcggtggagaatCTTTACGGTCACATCAGGAGAAAAGTTTATGTTTTCTGAAATCGTTGATGACATGCGACTTTCCAATAATAGGCCTTTACGGTCACATTAGGAGAAAAGATTATGTATTCTGAAATCGTTGATGACATGCGACTTTCCAATAATAGGCCTATAGCTGCCTGTATGGAAACAATAAACTAatcttatataaatatcacttaCCTCCAGAAGACCATCCCTGACAATCCCACCTAGCCGGAGCGGATCGGTCACTTACCTCTAGAAGACCATCCCTGATAATCCCCACAGCCGGAGCGGATCGGTAACTTACCTCTAGAAGACCATCCCTGACAATCCCCATAGTCGAAGCGGATCGGTCACTTACCTCTAGAAGACCATCCTTGACAATATCCACAGCCGGAGAGGATAGGTCACCTACCTCTAGAAGACCATCCCTGACAATCCCCACAGCCGGAGAGGATCGGTCAGTTACCCCCAGAAGACCATCCCTGACAATCCCCACAGCCGGAGCGAATCGGTCACTTACCTCCAGAAGACCATCCCTGACAATCCCCACAGCTGGAGCGAATCGGTCACTTACCTCCAGCAGACCATCCTTGACAACCCCCCTAGCCGGAGAGGATCGGTCCATCACAAACTCATCAGAAGCCGTCGCAGACGATAATTCTGCTCCATTCGTTACCTACAACAAACAGATATCAACTTACTTGATTTATTACTCTTTGAGGATTAGGCAATTTCGTGTAAAAACAAGACAATACGAATATTAGTAAAGTATTAGCCCAGGTTTAAactattgatattttatacgtaATTAGTACTTCTTATGTGTACTTAAACATACAATAGTGTGTATATATCAGGAGAAACATTTAAggattgatttttaattttgtaacttgcattgactgatgaagaaagtttaATTCaagcaaatgaagtgaactgcgaagcagttcatgtaatTTTTGCATGAGATTAACATTCTTCatcattgggaaatgaagtaatcggagtttactagtttcattgaggtGGAGCGAagtgaaaaaacatattatgtatttctgttcaagtacacctataACGTGATATACGTAGTTTAGGCATGCAAAACGTAACTAGTTTAAACAGATATTCTTAGGTACGTTTAATCAATAGAAGCAATAAACAGATTTAAACACAAGTTACCTACAGGCAGGATAACATAATAGCTGTGGCCATCATGTAGTGTCTCGAGGTCGGATAAAGAAGCGAATTCTCCAGAACAATCCTGATAGTTGATTACATCAGGCTGATGTTTAGACGATCCTACACCCAGACGAGTTTTAGAAATTCCACTCTCGTTATCTCGAACTCCGGTCCAGTGGACGGTGATCTCCTCAGACACGATGTCTGATTGTTTTAAATAGGTCCCGACCGATATGGTACCGGTAACTGGGGGAGTGTTATCAAACATTACTCCGTTCGACACAGCGGTGGTCTGATGGCCAACGTGGTCAAATGCTTAAATGGAAATGGAAACTCACTACAATAGGTGAGCGTGTTTGAATATTGCGATATGGTTATGATGGTTCgatgataaataataattgcatcaaaaaataaacatatatgaatatatgtCAACATTCATCTATgggaaaattacaaaaacaaaataaaatgagtaaataatgaaataaaaattagttTTTGCTATTGAATTCAAAACAACGCGATACTGGTTTTTTACAAACATAAGTTGTGCTTAGCTATCAATACTTAGATTGTAGAACCGACACGCGTCAAGACTACTTACCTGTAACTGTGACGTAGTACGTCACCCCCGGAATAAGTGTCGGGTTATTGACTCTAGCGGAGTGATAGAGACCGACGTCTGTTTCAGGTACAACGTCCTGAGCGTACGGATTACTTCCTAGGAGTACAAACGTCATCATATAATTCAAGATAACAATACATTCCTGTCATGGTATGGTTATAAACGCTAACAAGATATACGGATGCTATATACACATGTAGCGTCTACGGCCGCCAGAATCGAACTGTAaattaccataactgcatgtgttaaataataataaggCGGTAGAATGTAAAGGGAAAGATTtatcaaaaattgaaattttatggcCAATTCCACTGTTTATAtcagatacaataaaatatgtttaagtcAAAGTCATTTTTGTGTTCTCTTTAGAAGAACAAGCGATTATTTTCTAACGAAAGGGACATTTGATAAATTGTTTGCTAAGTGATTTGTTCCAGTCCTATTACTATTGTTAATgacaaaatgtatgttttaagTAACCAGCATGGTTAAACACAAGAAATTACCGACAATTCCATAATATCGCCAAAATCCTTTGACTTACCGACGGAATATGTAAACCTTGCTATCGATGATGGATATCCCAAAGTTCTGTATCCATCGAAATCCTGGAATCCGTCCCAATGTATTATAAGACTTGACTCCTGAGTGATGAAGCCATTATCGGATGTGAATATGACATCGCCGACAACAGGTGGGGTTATATCAACTACAAACCCGTTCCCACACGTTTGTACAGACGGTATATCATCCTTAACTATTGTGGTGACGGCGCATATATAGTAAACAATCTCAAAGTCTAGATTGATTCCCTGGAAGGCAGATAACCCCCCGACAGTTTCTACAGTCGCTACACAATCAGGGTTTACCTCGCATGGCTGGGTAAAATTGTACGTGTTCCTCAGAAGATACCACGTGATTGCTCTGTCGCCCATTCCAAGAATAACTCCGCCAGGTCTGAAAGACTTACCAGTGAAGTCAAGTTCTGATCCGTGAAGCCACGCAAGCTTGTCCCCAATGTTAGAGGCGTAGAACAATTCTTTGTTGTGTCTAATGTCGTCTGCGTCAGAGTCTACCTCGTAGAGTTGGTGTTTATCAAACACGTTAGGGTCCTCCGTTACAATGAGTGGACCACACCTGCTCCCCATGGAACCTTCAGGACAAAAAACCTCGACACAAGTCTGCATCTTCACATGTGGGTACAGGGGCAGCTTCTGGCATGTCGATAACTAAAACATGGAAAGAAGTATTCTAAGGAAATTTACCTAAAAGTGGCAGCCTTAACTTTTAAATTCAAAGTGGTAACTAGATAGATATAATTATGTCAGAAACGCGACGcttcttttaaatttttgttcGAGACATATGTAGATGATATTTAACTGACATGATTTCATTCTTACTTGACATTTTCACAGTCGTCTAAAATAATTGCTCGGGTTAATTAATATGCGATAttaatatgtatgataaaataaGGATAAAATATACCTTTAACATACCTCTACTGTAGTGCTATTGGATTCAATGATGTACAAATTCCAATCAGTTAACTGTATCTTCAAATCTTTGTCCCGGAAAATTCCCCAACGAATAGCGACACTTTTGTCCATTCCCCCGGATACACCATTAGAACACTGCAGGTCTGCTATAGTGAGTTGTATGTCTGAACATTCAGGTCCAGTTCTATTCATCCAAGATGACATAGAGAAGCCTTCGTAAAGATGATCAATTAATGCAAATCCGTTCGTTTTTACCCAATCAAAACATGTATATTCTACGCATTGTCTCAAAGCAAAGAAATAGCGACCTTTAACCAGATTGACAGTACCAAATGAAAAACTATTTAAGTGTCCGGATACAGTTGTGAAGTCAATTACTAACGGCTCTCCTGTTCCTTCCGCTAGCGAAAGAAACTCCACTTCATAATGGGAAACATAGCTACTAAGTTTCCCTTGGTTCCAGTACAAAGATGCTATGTCACGACTGATTTGACTATCAACATCAGGGACGCAGTTCAGGATATGTAAGCTGAACGACCTGTTCGTATCTGAAGCAACTTTAAATTGTGGCTTCGCGATAAGCGGAAGGAACTGATAATAATTAACCAAATTGATGGTCGTATGAACCGTGACTATGGCCTCGGCACTGTCTATAGTTAAACTGGCATTCGACACCAGCGAATAGGTATGACCGATATGGAGGTTTATTTTACTGGGAGTGTAAATATTCACGGTGCCAAATTTTTGTTCGACCGGGGTTCCAATTTTTCCAGCGCAGCCGTTTCCATCAAACACACGTAGAGATGTCATAATGTCCATTGGATTAATAACTGTGAATCCGTCTGATATCGTGTCTGTTGAACCTCCCGAGGTAATAGCACGCACGGTAACAAAATAGCGACGGTAATGTGAAAGGTTTGTTGCATTTTCACAATACAATTTCCTATTCGGAACTTCATGGAAAGGGATTGTATCATCTGTTCCTGGAACCTCTCCTATACCAAGTTCGTGTGTCATATCGCCGACATGTGAAAAACCTTCCCACGTGACACAAAATTCCTCGAGCGAGACAGAAACATCAATGTCCTCTATACCATCTGCGTATCCGCCATCATTACGTAAGACGTCATATACAACACCGTGGCCAGGGGGATTCTGGGAAGGCAAATAGAAATTATCTGTGTTTACTGTACAGTGATACCCTGCATGGTTAAAGACGTGAAGCTGGATGGTAAAGGTGAGCTGCAAGTCTGAATCATACACGTGTAATTCGGGTAGAGGGATGTTTACACATATCTGTCCTTTTACAACACATGTATCAGCATCTGAGTCACCCATTTGCTTGAACAACGAGACGTACTCTCCTTGTCGACCTGGCACAAAATTATCATAATCAGAtttcaaaatatacacaaatttaTTACCAAATCCGccttatatataatgatttcatccgtgtaatatttttgcatatgcaACTATGGTAATATAGTTCATTTCCATAACTTGTAGTCAGTAAAGAATGACATGACGATAGAATTTGAGGACGCagtaacaaaatgtatatgtataaggcTTAATCACAggttaaaataattattgtatGTCGCACATTCAATCCGAATAGTATGAGACCAAATCAAATATCATGCGGGTAGACATATTAATTAATTCACTTGACTGTTAAATGTTTACTTACCAACCCGGTATAGAAATGTAGATATTGGTTCCTTTTGTTCCTCGTCAGCGATAGCTCCTCCACTCCAGTAAATATACAAGGAACCGTTTTGTATAAGGACAGGTAGGGAGGGTGGACAGACCGGAGGAGTTTCGTCTACAATAACAGGACCGATAGACGCTGTAGATGTTAGGGCAGCggtgtttgttattttaacaaatatgtatatctCATCCCCGTCACTAAGACCTACGTGCCTTGATTTGTAATAGTCGGTATGTGACGATATGTGATAGTCAATCAGATCTGGAGACAAACTGCTGTATTCTGTGGAACCAACGCCTATGTAAACGTCACGAATCTGACTTCCCGTATCAATAACGTCCCATTGAAGATCGATGAGGTCAATTGGAAGGTAGATAGTACCATGACCGTCACTGATAAAGCACGGTTTAGTTTGTGATGGCTGGAGACCTTCTACTGGTAACAGAGACAGGAACTCATTTACGGTTGTGTTTCTACACAGTTCATCACAATGGCCATCACTGACCTTGTACTTTGTCAGATTCCTCGTTATGTACCACGCTGTTCCCTCGGAACACACCATACACCCAGTGGAAGTCGCACTCTTCAGA
The Argopecten irradians isolate NY chromosome 9, Ai_NY, whole genome shotgun sequence DNA segment above includes these coding regions:
- the LOC138330736 gene encoding uncharacterized protein, which gives rise to MMMEIRKYVLRGHNYFFISSYPKGTCSWEDRWCWPGNCGNSNYAKDCQCESPSFTTVVDDNQSRCQLAKVPEVLTCRMMVIDTNNDALMSHIPPNSSSHCSNQGDFYGNLQVDRIVTNTSFELLVNVTHVPKPDYVTNHAFGVTDVDISIVIKTITGGENTIKTTNLHSDPQSNDPKHLMSFDTVINNERSAGHLSNGQRLCLRFIAHGGGHLISKNIISDDHDESLVPFSKTRTTKDLCYHFDDAHPVHCLETDTCVSEPLDVGSRILTNRNFQVIVNGWDDPTPVPGNLQYASGIDTYSITVYGVKEAGPGQIEMSRTPVVNIHVNASQSIAIRIPDNLPNPAMYGIVLDVKDVANNVKHARRFVIFDNSSEILTREDNHLYSTTGAASTGYKWQTNPGDLCYSWKDRYHNDKLKVLLRPIQPDHHGHFTGIYEQISGILPVSGTENVDGITEFYFSLSNDTSVLFVNETVQNFTSQKICLSLPLQDGETYRLDIVAKDIVNHTFSEHIYTHVDSSEPEIFDIGLEKDGYKLLNVHNSSDLSKMILKFNALDIHSGLYSVDWSLGTTFGGHDIGNGSLGIARLGPNEICPEYSNCYCPSVGVCAYYNFSLSLNSLVHLNTHNGNHNRVYHFTLSVTNDARLSFVEHKEVLADDSPPAVGVVSEGSVVGEDIDYTSEETVTVHWDGFIDHESGIHSYKVGVGNSCLDKDAFGGINNSDVTLHDETSIITTTFQSARVTLAAEGQYFVTVVAYNNAMESSDPVCSDGIVLDKTPPLITNVTLKSATSTGCMVCSEGTAWYITRNLTKYKVSDGHCDELCRNTTVNEFLSLLPVEGLQPSQTKPCFISDGHGTIYLPIDLIDLQWDVIDTGSQIRDVYIGVGSTEYSSLSPDLIDYHISSHTDYYKSRHVGLSDGDEIYIFVKITNTAALTSTASIGPVIVDETPPVCPPSLPVLIQNGSLYIYWSGGAIADEEQKEPISTFLYRVGRQGEYVSLFKQMGDSDADTCVVKGQICVNIPLPELHVYDSDLQLTFTIQLHVFNHAGYHCTVNTDNFYLPSQNPPGHGVVYDVLRNDGGYADGIEDIDVSVSLEEFCVTWEGFSHVGDMTHELGIGEVPGTDDTIPFHEVPNRKLYCENATNLSHYRRYFVTVRAITSGGSTDTISDGFTVINPMDIMTSLRVFDGNGCAGKIGTPVEQKFGTVNIYTPSKINLHIGHTYSLVSNASLTIDSAEAIVTVHTTINLVNYYQFLPLIAKPQFKVASDTNRSFSLHILNCVPDVDSQISRDIASLYWNQGKLSSYVSHYEVEFLSLAEGTGEPLVIDFTTVSGHLNSFSFGTVNLVKGRYFFALRQCVEYTCFDWVKTNGFALIDHLYEGFSMSSWMNRTGPECSDIQLTIADLQCSNGVSGGMDKSVAIRWGIFRDKDLKIQLTDWNLYIIESNSTTVELSTCQKLPLYPHVKMQTCVEVFCPEGSMGSRCGPLIVTEDPNVFDKHQLYEVDSDADDIRHNKELFYASNIGDKLAWLHGSELDFTGKSFRPGGVILGMGDRAITWYLLRNTYNFTQPCEVNPDCVATVETVGGLSAFQGINLDFEIVYYICAVTTIVKDDIPSVQTCGNGFVVDITPPVVGDVIFTSDNGFITQESSLIIHWDGFQDFDGYRTLGYPSSIARFTYSVGSNPYAQDVVPETDVGLYHSARVNNPTLIPGVTYYVTVTAFDHVGHQTTAVSNGVMFDNTPPVTGTISVGTYLKQSDIVSEEITVHWTGVRDNESGISKTRLGVGSSKHQPDVINYQDCSGEFASLSDLETLHDGHSYYVILPVTNGAELSSATASDEFVMDRSSPARGVVKDGLLEVSDRFAPAVGIVRDGLLEVSDRFAPAVGIVRDGLLGVTDRSSPAVGIVRDGLLEVGDLSSPAVDIVKDGLLEVSDRSASTMGIVRDGLLEVSYRSAPAVGIIRDGLLEVSDRSAPARWDCQGWSSGESQWISNFIPGMTYYCTVQACNGAGLCTSVSSNGFITDNSPPLPGIVHVGINGHHSRFWPHPDSIQMQWFGFVDVESKIQNYEVCVRHTNNSDCDILTFTNVFLSNTVTLPVTLPERVSLSVEVRANNPLDMSTRSVSDTFIVDTTPPVVLSPPVLGRENTNTNVTVQIDPTVVMMNWKFEDQDSPIVKQIIRMRAHADGHTPIENVYLSGETSHIITLDPKHPLKPGDTYTAVVTACNEAALCTSSTSNGLLIDPTPPHQGGIIEPIPWHLSPNANETKSFVNLTLYGFKDLESGIGTYYVTVGNTYSGSEISDGILTFISSESDDDSEKFQLTLNGRLHSGQQMVLSVWADNNAGLFSSISRVTVTVIASDNKNTFGYLEILKHSCDAAYCNKDCTCAVISQKCHSVEVDVDCTESNYTDDFDMNINIQHDGKYNDQEVLTSSACISAAWTVSGTQKHVIKRMEWSMGQQGMAVGTGIFDPLLENLWYDVGQKTSVTYCLRGGKSLLHDTKYVVYVRSWTSTSHYTVFTSHPVHIDNTAPSVRRGKYIIENSNKTCSRDVDFTSTLATISSCWTGVFTDPQSGIHSYQVALGTIPGGDDLVSNMNIGLNTLMSWSDLSLSPGTNYYVTVTCLNNVGIQQTLVSDGFVVDNEHPYAGIVYNTDRYHNAHVHNSRDIGVSFRGFHDRHSAITRFSVAYEILDKGLVKDNIGLEFADIGFQTSFVFYNTSLVTGQWFRFAVKAKDSAGFESNIVYSPPALLDSTPPVHVKISSVSEVDNITSVNGTVYWTKYLGHPGPTVYKLYIASSNMTSFNEFEVSFENNKQIHSVSLERGGIYSAAISLVTSPFYDGNRSLSVLAYDIPINTTVDITLSVSDSITETGLTDDVVAVHQVSLTELNINTDIMDLESGMREIYVGAGSSKGGFQLHPLKRVPTSYNTLLPVDAPHGQAVHVTVTAVNQAGTWSHFYSSSLLMDHTPPSITNASMSIAYKDFGDRILTKVKVRWEVIEDESSEVACSCEISKNKATRMLHYGNSETELETPFLVIDHGTDISARITCFNIANLQESILVGPETVTLFAPNVSDARISFDTALATSSGLPVIQSSSGVMFSWEIPHGT